One Colias croceus chromosome 29, ilColCroc2.1 DNA segment encodes these proteins:
- the LOC123704316 gene encoding uncharacterized protein LOC123704316 isoform X1 produces MPWKRPESVPVGKVWSRFQGRERNGKPACMYQIRDMEAHDRKQCLDMMQQTFLDDEPLCQVLEIQNDPASIQTIRNNWEAMADQGLCIACYTEENGQPTELVAFNILVVKSKGDGDEDFDSIKGEQWKKLLLTLITAEELVNLFEHFGVSEFLTSSGLTVVSGHRGQNIGARMIEAREQICKTFGLKAVATVFTAITSQVLAAKCGYQVLAELPYVEMKQHGVDLTECSTPSAKLMGIKFS; encoded by the exons ATGCCCTGGAAAAGACCAGAGTCGGTTCCAGTTGGGAAAGTATGGAGCAGATTTCAAGGCAGAGAAAGGAATGGAAAACCAGCCTGTAT GTATCAAATCCGCGACATGGAGGCACACGACAGGAAGCAGTGCCTGGACATGATGCAGCAGACCTTCCTCGATGATGAACCGCTTTGTCAAGTTTTAG AAATCCAAAACGACCCTGCGTCCATACAAACCATAAGGAACAACTGGGAGGCCATGGCGGACCAGGGGCTGTGCATAGCTTGTTACACAGAGGAGAATGGACAACCAACTGAGTTGGTGGCTTTTAACATCCTCGTGGTGAAGAGTAAGGGTGATGGTGATGAAGATTTTGATAGT aTAAAAGGAGAACAATGGAAGAAGCTGCTCCTAACTCTAATAACTGCGGAAGAGTTGGTGAATCTCTTCGAACACTTTGGAGTGAGTGAGTTCTTGACCTCGAGTGGTCTCACTGTAGTGAGTGGCCATAGAGGACAGAATATTGGCGCTAGGATGATAGAAGCTAG AGAACAAATCTGCAAGACCTTCGGTTTAAAAGCAGTTGCTACAGTTTTCACAGCGATAACCTCCCAGGTTCTAGCAGCTAAATGCGGTTATCAAGTGTTGGCGGAACTACCGTATGTCGAGATGAAACAACATGGCGTCGATCTGACAGAATGTTCTACACCTAGCGCTAAATTAATGGGGATAAAATTTAGTTAG
- the LOC123704319 gene encoding glia maturation factor beta — MSANVNVCDIGDDVKEVLKKFRFQKHESNSALILKVNREKQTLEVDEEVHNIELEELQDILPSHQPRFIVYSYKLEHNDGRVSFPMCFIFYTPRDAHMELQVMYAGTQRALAAAVGAPRLLEVRELDELTNEWLNDKLRR; from the exons ATGTCGGCGAACGTAAATGTGTGTGATATTGGAGACGACGTGAAGGAGGTTCTAAAGAAGTTTCGATTCCAAAAACATGAATCGAACTCTGCACTAATTTTAAAG gTGAACAGAGAGAAACAAACACTGGAAGTGGACGAagaggtacataatatagagcTGGAAGAGCTGCAGGACATCCTGCCGTCACACCAGCCTAGGTTCATTGTGTATAG TTATAAATTGGAGCACAATGACGGCAGAGTGTCGTTCCCCATGTGTTTCATTTTCTACACACCACGCGACGCGCACATGGAGCTTCag GTAATGTATGCGGGCACACAGCGCGCGTTAGCCGCGGCGGTCGGAGCGCCGCGTTTATTGGAAGTGCGCGAACTTGACGAGCTCACTAACGAGTGGCTTAACGATAAGTTACGGAGGTAG
- the LOC123704316 gene encoding uncharacterized protein LOC123704316 isoform X2: MEQISRQRKEWKTSLYQIRDMEAHDRKQCLDMMQQTFLDDEPLCQVLEIQNDPASIQTIRNNWEAMADQGLCIACYTEENGQPTELVAFNILVVKSKGDGDEDFDSIKGEQWKKLLLTLITAEELVNLFEHFGVSEFLTSSGLTVVSGHRGQNIGARMIEAREQICKTFGLKAVATVFTAITSQVLAAKCGYQVLAELPYVEMKQHGVDLTECSTPSAKLMGIKFS; the protein is encoded by the exons ATGGAGCAGATTTCAAGGCAGAGAAAGGAATGGAAAACCAGCCT GTATCAAATCCGCGACATGGAGGCACACGACAGGAAGCAGTGCCTGGACATGATGCAGCAGACCTTCCTCGATGATGAACCGCTTTGTCAAGTTTTAG AAATCCAAAACGACCCTGCGTCCATACAAACCATAAGGAACAACTGGGAGGCCATGGCGGACCAGGGGCTGTGCATAGCTTGTTACACAGAGGAGAATGGACAACCAACTGAGTTGGTGGCTTTTAACATCCTCGTGGTGAAGAGTAAGGGTGATGGTGATGAAGATTTTGATAGT aTAAAAGGAGAACAATGGAAGAAGCTGCTCCTAACTCTAATAACTGCGGAAGAGTTGGTGAATCTCTTCGAACACTTTGGAGTGAGTGAGTTCTTGACCTCGAGTGGTCTCACTGTAGTGAGTGGCCATAGAGGACAGAATATTGGCGCTAGGATGATAGAAGCTAG AGAACAAATCTGCAAGACCTTCGGTTTAAAAGCAGTTGCTACAGTTTTCACAGCGATAACCTCCCAGGTTCTAGCAGCTAAATGCGGTTATCAAGTGTTGGCGGAACTACCGTATGTCGAGATGAAACAACATGGCGTCGATCTGACAGAATGTTCTACACCTAGCGCTAAATTAATGGGGATAAAATTTAGTTAG